The Anabaena sp. WA102 genome contains a region encoding:
- a CDS encoding S-layer homology domain-containing protein → MVNSSLVATLYVNPVTGNDANTGSRSDPLKTITRALKQAKTSTIIQLASGTYSTANGEVFPLVIAPGVLVVGNEANKGQETIIAGSGEYQSSSFGIQNITLLLLGDASLLGMTVMNPAAKGTGAWIESSIPTVANSTFKDCTREGIFITGNSKPGIVDNLFINNKVCGLVIAKNSKGEVLRNVFQDNALGIAISDFAAPLVANNQLLANGTAIALSRDAKPVLRRNLITSNTQGGLLIAGNATPDLGSPQDPADNIFREQGKFDLQNVTDQKIISVGNQLSVPQVIGAIDFIAATADTPSQIGVSSRFADLEGHWAAAFVEALVSKDIINGFPDGTFQPATPVNRAQYAALITKTFQLPESNQLDKFKDVKSDFWAAKAIASASDRGFLKGFPDGTFRPGNNITKIQAIVSIVNGLNLSGGNPNVLMVYRDRAQIPSYATNATTVATQKLLVVNYPQPDQLEPLREITRAEIAVLIYQALVATGQENPLPSAYIVKPETEIPSFSDIVGHWAEPFIRALVSMNLTQGFADGTYQPDQAMSRAQYTALIAAAFNPPAKRPSPEFTDIAKDFWAANAIEIAARGGFVGGFSDRTFRPTQNVQRLQVIVSLVNGLGLVASDQKTLTYIDQEKIPEYARTAVTIATQQKIILNYPDPNLLAPTREATRAEVAAMVYQALVTSQRTKVINSPYIVLHISN, encoded by the coding sequence ATGGTTAATTCTAGTCTTGTTGCCACACTCTATGTTAATCCTGTGACAGGAAACGATGCTAATACTGGTTCTCGTTCTGATCCCCTCAAAACCATTACCCGCGCCCTTAAACAAGCGAAAACATCAACAATTATTCAGTTAGCCAGTGGAACTTACAGCACAGCCAATGGTGAAGTATTTCCCTTAGTCATTGCACCGGGAGTATTAGTAGTAGGAAATGAAGCAAATAAAGGTCAGGAAACGATTATTGCCGGCAGTGGGGAATATCAAAGCTCTAGTTTTGGAATACAGAATATTACATTACTCTTACTAGGTGATGCTAGTCTTTTAGGTATGACAGTGATGAATCCTGCCGCTAAAGGGACTGGGGCGTGGATTGAATCATCAATACCGACTGTAGCTAATAGTACATTTAAGGACTGTACTAGAGAAGGCATCTTCATTACCGGCAATAGCAAACCGGGGATTGTGGATAATTTATTTATTAATAACAAAGTCTGTGGGTTGGTCATAGCCAAGAATAGCAAAGGAGAAGTGCTGCGGAATGTATTTCAAGATAATGCTTTAGGCATAGCCATTAGTGACTTTGCCGCCCCTTTAGTTGCCAATAACCAACTTTTAGCCAATGGGACAGCGATCGCCCTATCTCGTGATGCTAAACCAGTATTACGGCGAAATCTGATCACCAGCAATACCCAAGGCGGTCTGTTAATCGCCGGTAATGCCACTCCCGATTTAGGCAGTCCCCAAGACCCAGCCGACAACATTTTTCGAGAACAGGGTAAATTCGATTTACAAAATGTCACAGATCAAAAAATTATCTCCGTCGGTAATCAATTAAGTGTTCCCCAGGTAATTGGGGCAATAGATTTCATCGCTGCTACCGCTGACACCCCCAGTCAAATTGGAGTTAGCAGTAGATTTGCTGATTTAGAAGGACATTGGGCGGCAGCCTTCGTCGAAGCCTTAGTCAGTAAAGATATTATTAACGGTTTTCCCGACGGCACTTTTCAACCAGCCACACCTGTTAACCGCGCCCAATACGCAGCTTTAATCACCAAAACATTCCAACTACCAGAAAGTAATCAACTAGATAAATTCAAAGATGTCAAATCCGACTTTTGGGCTGCCAAAGCCATAGCCAGTGCGTCCGATAGAGGCTTTTTGAAAGGCTTTCCCGATGGTACATTTCGACCCGGAAATAACATCACCAAAATTCAAGCAATAGTCTCCATTGTCAACGGTTTAAACTTGAGTGGTGGTAATCCTAACGTCTTAATGGTATACCGCGATCGCGCCCAAATTCCCAGCTACGCTACCAATGCCACCACCGTAGCTACGCAAAAACTATTAGTCGTCAATTATCCCCAACCAGATCAATTAGAACCACTGCGGGAAATTACCCGCGCGGAAATCGCAGTCCTAATTTATCAGGCATTAGTCGCCACCGGTCAAGAAAATCCCCTACCCTCCGCCTATATTGTCAAACCAGAGACAGAGATTCCCTCTTTTTCCGATATTGTTGGTCATTGGGCAGAACCATTTATTCGGGCATTAGTTAGTATGAACTTAACCCAGGGTTTTGCTGATGGCACATACCAACCAGATCAAGCCATGAGCCGCGCTCAATATACAGCTTTAATTGCTGCCGCCTTTAATCCCCCAGCCAAACGTCCGTCCCCAGAATTTACAGATATAGCCAAGGATTTTTGGGCAGCTAACGCCATTGAAATCGCAGCCAGAGGCGGTTTTGTGGGCGGATTTAGCGATCGCACCTTCCGTCCTACCCAAAACGTCCAACGGCTGCAAGTCATCGTCTCCCTAGTCAACGGACTGGGACTTGTGGCAAGTGATCAAAAAACCTTAACCTACATTGACCAAGAGAAAATTCCCGAATACGCCCGCACAGCCGTTACCATCGCCACCCAGCAAAAAATTATTCTTAATTATCCCGACCCCAATTTACTAGCACCAACCAGAGAAGCCACCCGTGCCGAAGTTGCTGCAATGGTGTATCAGGCATTAGTCACCAGTCAACGCACAAAAGTTATTAACTCACCTTATATTGTTTTGCATATCAGCAATTGA
- a CDS encoding helix-turn-helix transcriptional regulator: MPKKPTHPYTERLAFERLLLLIATLLKHPGIGSPDFFDLSNNENHDAISSVKVYLQKLAAELDIELPAEYPAIPTLRKDLETLRRCAILDRRMYRWGYYLGTGALSIAELKVAFNALASQAQYQGDAQARRIHETLSKRLRGLDMELKGDFFYPTRQHLNRAIIHTDPEEMVIQGETRDTLFHKLPLLEKAISKGEAIEISRSNDFYGFNRIGRIQIFPLQLIYHDIAWYLLYEYCENGHLAIGRLNRFNNHCIFIKILPRGLEKQKESLVKAYKLLENGWGLNLGEPEPQKLELDGTLNLINVKVRFFPPVSAFILEGERRHPHQKITTGLIDKTGQHTYIEYAVDLPPRSLNEFSRWVYRYMDKAEMLSPPQLVEQHRQSAQALFDRYFHGDR; the protein is encoded by the coding sequence ATGCCTAAAAAACCTACTCATCCTTACACAGAACGGTTAGCGTTTGAACGCTTACTGCTGTTAATTGCTACATTATTAAAACATCCAGGTATAGGTAGTCCTGATTTTTTTGATCTCAGTAACAATGAGAATCATGATGCAATTAGTTCTGTGAAAGTATATCTGCAAAAATTAGCAGCAGAATTGGATATAGAATTACCCGCAGAATATCCAGCAATTCCGACATTACGCAAAGATTTAGAAACCCTCAGACGTTGCGCTATCCTTGATCGGCGGATGTATCGTTGGGGATATTATTTAGGTACTGGTGCGCTTTCTATCGCAGAATTAAAAGTAGCATTTAATGCTTTAGCCTCTCAAGCTCAATATCAAGGTGATGCCCAAGCTAGACGCATTCATGAAACTCTTAGTAAAAGATTACGTGGGTTAGATATGGAACTCAAGGGTGATTTTTTTTATCCTACTCGGCAACATCTTAACCGGGCTATTATTCATACCGACCCAGAAGAAATGGTAATTCAGGGAGAAACCCGCGATACACTATTTCATAAATTACCATTATTAGAAAAAGCTATTAGTAAGGGAGAAGCCATTGAAATTTCTCGGAGTAATGACTTTTATGGTTTTAATCGGATTGGACGGATACAGATTTTTCCCCTACAATTAATTTACCATGATATTGCTTGGTATTTACTGTATGAATATTGTGAAAATGGACATTTAGCCATAGGAAGATTAAACCGTTTTAATAATCATTGTATTTTTATTAAAATCTTGCCCAGGGGTTTAGAAAAACAAAAAGAAAGTTTAGTTAAAGCATATAAGTTACTAGAAAATGGCTGGGGTTTAAATTTAGGTGAACCAGAACCGCAAAAATTAGAATTAGATGGAACTCTCAACTTAATTAATGTGAAAGTCCGGTTTTTTCCGCCAGTATCAGCATTTATTTTGGAAGGAGAGCGTCGTCATCCTCATCAAAAAATTACCACTGGATTGATTGATAAAACTGGGCAACATACTTATATAGAATATGCTGTAGATTTACCACCTCGGTCTTTAAATGAATTTAGCCGCTGGGTTTATCGTTATATGGACAAAGCAGAAATGTTGTCCCCTCCTCAATTAGTGGAACAACACCGCCAATCTGCACAAGCTTTATTTGACCGCTATTTTCATGGAGATAGGTAG
- the cas1 gene encoding CRISPR-associated endonuclease Cas1, with protein sequence MQSLYVSEQNCYVCLQKETLLVKQGETVYAEVQLPLLEQILIFGKSQLTTQVIRACLWRDIPIAYLSRMGYCYGRILPISRGYRQLSRYQQQLSPVEKLITARAMIKGKLKNSRVLLRRQKKKKESELLERVLQSLDYLADQVAQADNLERLMGFEGAGAAQYFSAFSECLTNPDFVFSGRSRRPPGNPVNAMLSFGYQVLWNHLLALIEIQGLDPYYACLHQAHDGHAALASDLIEEFRAPFIDSLVMWLINRKIVSAEADFEFKNGGCYLNNAGRKKFLRAFLQRMSEEIQTDEGIKQPKWDLLTKQVRAFKQFVYNPSHHYQPYRID encoded by the coding sequence ATGCAAAGTCTTTATGTTTCTGAGCAGAATTGCTATGTGTGTTTACAAAAAGAAACTTTGCTAGTTAAGCAAGGGGAAACTGTATATGCTGAAGTCCAGTTACCTCTGTTAGAGCAAATTCTGATCTTTGGGAAATCCCAATTAACCACCCAAGTTATTCGTGCTTGCTTATGGCGAGATATTCCCATTGCTTACTTATCACGCATGGGTTATTGCTATGGCAGAATTTTACCAATTTCTAGGGGATATCGGCAGTTATCACGTTATCAACAACAATTATCTCCCGTAGAAAAGTTGATTACTGCTAGGGCTATGATTAAAGGTAAGTTAAAAAATAGTAGGGTGTTGTTGCGAAGACAAAAGAAAAAAAAGGAATCGGAGCTTTTAGAACGGGTTTTACAAAGTTTAGATTATCTAGCTGACCAAGTAGCACAGGCTGATAATTTAGAACGGTTAATGGGGTTTGAAGGTGCGGGTGCGGCTCAATATTTTTCGGCTTTTAGTGAATGTTTAACAAACCCTGATTTTGTGTTTTCTGGTCGGAGTCGTCGTCCTCCAGGAAACCCAGTGAATGCCATGCTAAGTTTTGGTTATCAAGTTCTTTGGAATCATTTATTAGCGTTAATTGAAATTCAAGGATTAGACCCTTATTATGCCTGTTTACATCAAGCTCATGATGGTCATGCGGCATTAGCTTCTGATTTAATTGAGGAGTTTCGCGCCCCATTTATAGATTCTTTAGTGATGTGGTTAATTAATCGCAAAATCGTTAGTGCTGAAGCTGATTTTGAGTTTAAAAATGGTGGCTGTTATTTGAATAATGCGGGAAGGAAGAAATTTCTACGGGCGTTTTTACAACGGATGTCTGAAGAAATACAAACTGATGAGGGAATTAAACAACCAAAATGGGATTTATTAACTAAACAGGTGAGGGCTTTTAAGCAGTTTGTTTACAATCCTAGTCATCATTATCAACCCTATCGAATTGACTAA
- the cas2 gene encoding CRISPR-associated endonuclease Cas2: MFLYVIAYDIPCNKRRKKVADLLEGYGQRVQYSVFECQLSTEKYQDLRRQLRKKLKLEEDNVRFYPLSRHTLSQVETWGVGISVIETPSSIIV, translated from the coding sequence ATGTTTTTGTATGTGATTGCTTATGATATTCCCTGTAATAAACGGCGCAAAAAAGTAGCTGATTTATTGGAAGGTTATGGACAGCGTGTACAATATTCTGTGTTTGAATGTCAGTTGAGTACAGAAAAATATCAGGATTTACGTCGTCAGTTGAGAAAAAAACTGAAGTTAGAAGAAGATAATGTCAGGTTTTATCCTTTGTCTCGACATACTCTATCTCAAGTGGAAACTTGGGGGGTGGGGATATCAGTGATTGAAACGCCTAGTTCGATTATTGTGTAG